From Onychostoma macrolepis isolate SWU-2019 chromosome 19, ASM1243209v1, whole genome shotgun sequence, a single genomic window includes:
- the LOC131526106 gene encoding H-2 class I histocompatibility antigen, Q10 alpha chain-like → MGLFTVLCSVFLLGAAVPAWSDTLISETHSLYYIYTALSKPVGLPGIYQFTAMGLLDDREIDYYNSKEQKKIPRQTWMEEKMDKDYWEKGTQSRKSKEQWFNVNVDILMKRMRHNESDVHVLQWRHGCEIKQEGDKVKFSKGIDEYSYDGDNFLSFDDKDSQWVAPVAAALPTKRKWDNVPILNQYTKGYLEKECVDWLNKFRVFGDKEVQKGSPPEVNVFAKRCTSDKTKVKLTCFATGFYPKDVTLLIRKYRSPLLENEIESSGVRPNHDGSFQLKKSVVIPEDEKADYDCFVVHRTLKEPIIIRWNGKCQDCTQETMMGMVIGVVIGVVLMLAVGALVYFVVRRRNNIAAQEKANNISQDRAINFAHLTKLPNTAIGGSSDSGQDSAGTTPDDSPSISQEELNLVSETSSGQSQPAEGKSLLQQPSE, encoded by the exons ATGGGACTTTTCACCGTTTTGTGCTCGGTGTTTCTGCTCGGTGCTGCTGTACCTGCCTGGAGCG ATACCCTCATTTCAGAGACACACTCCCTGTATTACATTTACACGGCGTTGTCGAAACCTGTCGGTCTGCCGGGCATCTATCAGTTCACTGCTATGGGTCTGCTAGATGACAGAGAGATTGACTATTACAACAGCAAGGAACAGAAAAAGATTCCCAGACAGACCTGGATGGAGGAGAAAATGGATAAGGATTACTGGGAAAAAGGCACCCAGTCCAGAAAGAGCAAAGAACAGTGGTTTAATGTGAACGTCGACATTCTGATGAAACGCATGAGACACAATGAATCAG ATGTGCATGTTCTTCAGTGGAGACATGGTTGTGAAATTAAGCAAGAGGGAGATAAAGTGAAGTTTTCCAAAGGCATTGATGAGTACAGCTACGATGGAGACAACTTTCTGTCTTTTGATGATAAGGACTCTCAGTGGGTCGCTCCTGTTGCTGCAGCTCTTCCAACCAAGAGAAAATGGGATAATGTGCCCATCCTAAACCAGTACACCAAGGGCTACCTGGAGAAAGAGTGTGTGGACTGGCTGAACAAGTTCAGAGTATTTGGAGATAAGGAGGTCCAAAAAGGCT CTCCTCCAGAAGTTAATGTGTTTGCAAAAAGGTGCACCAGTGACAAAACTAAAGTCAAACTCACCTGTTTTGCCACTGGCTTCTACCCCAAAGATGTGACGCTGCTAATTAGGAAATATCGCTCACCCCTGCTTGAAAATGAGATTGAATCCTCAGGAGTCAGACCAAACCATGATGGATCCTTCCAGCTGAAGAAGAGTGTGGTTATCCCGGAGGATGAAAAAGCAGATTATGATTGTTTTGTGGTCCACAGAACCCTCAAAGAGCCGATTATCATCAGATGGA ATGGAAAATGCCAGGACTGCACTCAAGAGACTATGATGGGTATGGTGATTGGAGTAGTGATCGGAGTCGTGCTTATGCTGGCAGTCGGTGCATTGGTTTACTTTGTAGTAAGGAGGAGGAACAACATTGCTG CACAAGAGAAGGCTAATAACATATCTCAGGATAGAGCAATTAATTTTG CACATCTAACTAAGTTACCTAATACAGCAATTGGAGGAAGTTCTGACTCTG GACAAGACAGTGCTGGTACAACTCCAGACGACAGTCCCTCTATCTCTCAGGAGGAATTGAACCTCGTG AGTGAGACCTCCAGTGGTCAAAGCCAGCCTGCAGAAGGAAAATCACTTCTACAACAGCCTTCAGAGTGA
- the qrfp gene encoding uncharacterized protein qrfp — protein MKFQVFHLSSTLQTTVFFLLVLLVQPPRGLMLPHHPMVYLPTLDNPEWEAALLQLQASLGAPGGRAAAELQPWALIEEPGPEELLERVKAELGWGQRSTVKGQKREELWRRPVGTFPDNHIVAVPYPQGGEVEEEEGGEKRNEALTSIAGGLQAFNRQKGGFGFRFGRK, from the coding sequence ATGAAATTCCAGGTTTTCCATCTCTCTTCCACTCTTCAAACCACAGTCTTTTTCTTGCTGGTGCTGCTGGTCCAGCCTCCCAGAGGTCTAATGCTGCCACACCATCCCATGGTTTACCTGCCTACGCTGGACAACCCTGAATGGGAGGCTGCACTGCTCCAGCTTCAGGCTTCACTGGGAGCTCCAGGCGGCAGAGCAGCGGCCGAGCTCCAGCCCTGGGCTCTGATTGAGGAGCCGGGCCCCGAGGAGCTGCTGGAGAGAGTGAAGGCAGAGCTGGGATGGGGACAGAGGAGCACGGTGAAGGGCCAGAAGAGAGAGGAGCTGTGGCGGAGACCAGTGGGGACATTCCCAGACAACCATATAGTGGCTGTGCCGTATCCACAGGGGGGagaggtggaggaggaggagggtgGAGAGAAGAGGAACGAGGCGCTCACTTCCATCGCGGGAGGTTTGCAAGCCTTCAACAGACAGAAAGGAGGATTTGGCTTTCGATTTGGCAGAAAGTGA